TTGAGAGTTGAAATCTAAGCATTTTATGGGGATTTAAAGGCATTTAAGAAGATTATGTATCTTAAATGCCTTTGGGCTATTGCATAATTTGTAGTACATTTGTATATTTATTCTAGGCTACGCATTTTTCAGCGGTTTCCCAGGTACAGCAGTTAAGAACTTATTTACTATAATTAACCTAATATGTTCTTTTGTTCTGTATCTGGCACCTACTCTGCACAGCTAGTTATGCACTGCAAACTCCGAAGTCTTTTGACGGACAAGCATGTTCTGCAAACTGTCCTGCGAGTGCCCCAATGCCTTTAAGCTCTCTTGCTGTTGATCACATATATAGGCTTTAAGCTCCGCTTTTAGTTCCTCGTCGACCGTCTGTGCATAAACTTTTAATGCAGGGTCAACTCCTGCCGGGCCTGATTGATATAATATCTGTACATCAAAGCTGTCCAGTGTTCCCGAAAGATAACGGTCCCCATTGTAGCGGGCAACAAAGCCGTCCGGATTAAGCAAACAAAGTGTGCAGAGCATCATAGCGCCTACAAAAGCCGAAAGCCGAACAATTGAGAATTGCCATTTCTGTAATGCAATCACACCGCCGCAAACAACAGCGAGAAAAACCATGAACAAGCATGGCAGCAGTCGGCGGATGGAAAGCCCATATGCCCCGATATACAGTGCCATTTTGCTGAATGCGGTAGCGATAAGTACTAAAGTCAGTATAGAAAGCAGACAATTGAGTATTCTCAAAATGTAATTTTCTCTCTGAGGCTTTTTGCAAAAAAGATTTGCTAATGTCAATAAGGATAGATTGATAGCCGCAATTTGGCACAGCTCAAAAAATCCGCTGCGGGCATATTCGGAATAAATCTGCCATCCCTCCGGTCTCTGTCCAAGGAATGCCGAGAAAAAATAGGGCAGCTGGCTGCATATGAATACTAAATATAGACAGCACATTAAACCGAGTACAATATAAACAGTAGCCGATGCGAGTAACCGCAAGGATTCGACCGCATGCTGAGTGCCCTCCTTTTTGAATGTCCGGCAGCCTCTGCTGTGGGCGCAGCCTGCCACAAGCCCAAATAGATAAGCTGCGATTGGAACCGCAAGAATACCGTGAAGTATAAGATCCTCAAACTGATTTTGCACCCATTGGTAGTATTCATAGATTCCCTTTGCGATTCTGGAGAAACCTCCGCTGTCCGCTCGCATCAGTAATGGTAAAACCATACCTGCGACCAATAACGCAAGCAGTAGGCCGAGTGCAATGGACAAAATCTGCCTTCCCGCGTTTCTTTTTATATATTGGGGTGAAGAAAGACTTTTATACTGGCAGCCGAAGTTTTTAAACGGAATAATAAACATGCCGTTAATGCCGTCCAGGAAAAGCCAATTACTGGTACTGCCCAGTATTAGCCGGTCTGTGGCGCACATTACAAAATAAACGGCTGCGCAGAACAAAAACAAACTGCGCCATGGCTCTAAACCATTGTTTGCATAAAGAGAATAGCTGATTCCGGTCAGTACAACCGCTGTAAGCCAAAAGTATCCTGAACGCGGAATGCTTACCCCTTTTTTTATAAGATATATAGTAACTGCAAAGCAATAGCTAATGGTGAACACCGTAACACCCCAACCCTGCCATGAAAACATTACCCACCGGGCGAAGAAGAACCCCAGGACAAAGGTAAAAAGCGCAAGAATGCTGTCCTTCCGGTCCGCTTCAAAGGGTTCTTTGAGCTTAAAACCCATGGGTGCTTCCACTACAGCAGCCTGAGATGTGTCATCAGTAAATGGTGCTTTGCTATCACTGGAAAAATGCCCGTTCATATGCCCTGCCTCCTTATTTTAGTCTTATTCATTGAATTCCAGAATGTCACCGGGCTGGCATTCAAGCGCCTTACAGATTGCCTCCAATGTGGAGAAACGTATTGCTTTAGCCTTTCCGGTTTTAAGTATGGAGAGATTCGCCTGACTGATACCGATTTTTTCAGACAGTTCGCCAGACGACATCTTTCTCTTTGCCATCATCACATCCAAATTCACTACAATTGGCATGTCGTTTCTGCCCCCTTTATACCGTGAATTCCGTCTCATTTTTTAGTTCCACTGCTTGAGCAATAACATTTTTGACAACCCGCACAATCAGCCCCATGAATGCAGCAGCTACCGCCACAAATATCCAAGGGAAATAATATGGTATTGAAACAAAGCAGATAATTGCTCCTGCAAAACAGCTCCAGGAAATCCGTCTTAAATACTCCACATTCTCTGTAATAAATACCTGCTCAATCTCAATGTGATGGAGTAAACGGTAAAGGCAGAAAAGCAGTACCGCTGCCGGAACACTTCCTGAATAAATGGTTGATAGGAAGAAAGCTTCCGTCCCAACTAAATCAGCCCGTGAAAAATCTAGAAACCGCCGCACAAGCCATGGTGCTGATAAAGCGGTGCCGATTAACATAACCGTGAAAATTAGAACG
This genomic stretch from Clostridia bacterium harbors:
- a CDS encoding DUF2975 domain-containing protein; protein product: MWNGKKSISLSKFCVLIFTVMLIGTALSAPWLVRRFLDFSRADLVGTEAFFLSTIYSGSVPAAVLLFCLYRLLHHIEIEQVFITENVEYLRRISWSCFAGAIICFVSIPYYFPWIFVAVAAAFMGLIVRVVKNVIAQAVELKNETEFTV
- a CDS encoding helix-turn-helix transcriptional regulator encodes the protein MPIVVNLDVMMAKRKMSSGELSEKIGISQANLSILKTGKAKAIRFSTLEAICKALECQPGDILEFNE
- a CDS encoding DUF4173 domain-containing protein, with amino-acid sequence MNGHFSSDSKAPFTDDTSQAAVVEAPMGFKLKEPFEADRKDSILALFTFVLGFFFARWVMFSWQGWGVTVFTISYCFAVTIYLIKKGVSIPRSGYFWLTAVVLTGISYSLYANNGLEPWRSLFLFCAAVYFVMCATDRLILGSTSNWLFLDGINGMFIIPFKNFGCQYKSLSSPQYIKRNAGRQILSIALGLLLALLVAGMVLPLLMRADSGGFSRIAKGIYEYYQWVQNQFEDLILHGILAVPIAAYLFGLVAGCAHSRGCRTFKKEGTQHAVESLRLLASATVYIVLGLMCCLYLVFICSQLPYFFSAFLGQRPEGWQIYSEYARSGFFELCQIAAINLSLLTLANLFCKKPQRENYILRILNCLLSILTLVLIATAFSKMALYIGAYGLSIRRLLPCLFMVFLAVVCGGVIALQKWQFSIVRLSAFVGAMMLCTLCLLNPDGFVARYNGDRYLSGTLDSFDVQILYQSGPAGVDPALKVYAQTVDEELKAELKAYICDQQQESLKALGHSQDSLQNMLVRQKTSEFAVHN